The following are encoded together in the Streptomyces tsukubensis genome:
- a CDS encoding tetratricopeptide repeat protein encodes MTDQAVDTSGPETEPGERPAGPSATAQGRFLGRERELKELRADIERTGLDTLTGRKAPRARVLLIAGRPGSGRTALADELTRRLTDGYPGGVLRARLTTPDGTPVPVERAARELLAALGSPAPPGAGEDDLTADLRAALSGRRALLVLDDAADAEQVDALLPDAPECLAVVVSEGPLTGIPDVRPCTLGGLDTPSAVTLLERFTGAVRITCDPRAAETLVEECAAQPAALVLAGGWLAVRPKVSVADLAGRLRALPDDEHGRGTPLARVFRHTYTALPSAARRTLRLLHLAPDGGIDPHTASALAGCSVSAARTTLDDFVALGLLRVLPSPLPQYELPGWLLPMLRALAVEHDRPAELQLARARMLERTVSLLQSCRAVTEPEGSPARERLAGLPRALRFSHGPAAAEWLRVREPALLAGARLAVADGELDTLARRLMAALVRALAAHRGTEAAAPELYAIHRLVLDVAERRGLPREQAAALLNIADLDARTGRTKEALTRYRAALDAGRAAGDPYATGRAMESIGCAHQELDDWSRAVDWFGRALTHRLARDEHADAARLYGRIGTALTYAGRYGEALRNWRSAVAGHRRCGDVPAQARALSEMARVQEYAGRPEESLRTCREAVEWARRADDVRLQAALQLRLADTLDRLGDPAAARLHRGAAERLLGTELESMRPHERSAFGLRNP; translated from the coding sequence GTGACGGATCAGGCGGTGGACACCAGCGGCCCCGAGACGGAACCCGGTGAGCGGCCGGCCGGTCCCTCGGCCACGGCCCAGGGTCGCTTCCTCGGCAGGGAGCGGGAGTTGAAGGAGCTCAGGGCCGACATCGAGCGGACCGGGCTCGACACCCTCACCGGGCGCAAGGCCCCCCGCGCCCGGGTCCTGCTCATCGCGGGACGACCCGGATCGGGCCGCACCGCCCTCGCCGACGAGCTGACCCGCAGGCTCACCGACGGTTACCCGGGCGGAGTGCTGCGGGCCCGGCTCACCACACCCGACGGCACCCCGGTCCCCGTCGAGCGCGCGGCCAGGGAACTCCTGGCGGCACTCGGCAGTCCCGCCCCGCCGGGCGCGGGAGAGGACGACCTCACCGCCGATCTCCGGGCGGCGCTGTCCGGGCGGCGCGCCCTGCTCGTGCTGGACGACGCTGCCGACGCCGAACAGGTCGACGCACTCCTGCCCGACGCCCCCGAATGTCTCGCCGTGGTCGTCTCCGAGGGGCCGCTCACCGGCATCCCCGACGTGCGGCCCTGCACCCTGGGCGGGCTCGACACCCCCTCGGCCGTCACCCTCCTCGAACGCTTCACCGGCGCCGTCCGCATCACCTGCGACCCCCGGGCCGCGGAGACCCTGGTGGAGGAGTGCGCTGCCCAGCCCGCGGCCCTAGTCCTCGCCGGTGGCTGGCTCGCCGTACGCCCCAAGGTGTCCGTGGCCGACCTGGCGGGCCGGCTGCGCGCCCTCCCCGACGACGAGCACGGCCGCGGGACTCCCCTCGCGCGCGTCTTCCGGCACACCTACACCGCCCTCCCCTCGGCGGCCCGGCGGACATTGCGCCTGCTGCATCTCGCCCCCGACGGCGGCATCGACCCGCACACCGCCTCGGCGCTCGCGGGCTGCTCGGTCTCGGCGGCGCGCACCACCCTGGACGACTTCGTCGCCCTCGGCCTGCTGCGGGTGCTTCCCTCCCCACTGCCGCAGTACGAGCTGCCGGGCTGGCTGCTCCCGATGCTGCGCGCCCTCGCCGTGGAGCACGACCGTCCGGCCGAGCTCCAACTGGCCAGGGCGCGCATGCTGGAAAGGACGGTGAGCCTCCTCCAGTCCTGCCGGGCCGTCACGGAGCCGGAAGGGTCACCTGCCCGGGAGAGACTCGCGGGGCTCCCGCGCGCCCTGCGCTTCTCCCACGGGCCCGCGGCCGCCGAGTGGCTGCGCGTGCGCGAGCCGGCGCTCCTCGCCGGGGCCAGGCTCGCGGTCGCCGACGGAGAGCTCGACACCCTGGCCCGCAGGCTGATGGCGGCCCTGGTCCGCGCGCTGGCCGCACACCGGGGGACCGAGGCCGCCGCGCCCGAGCTGTATGCGATCCACCGGCTCGTGCTCGACGTGGCCGAGCGGCGTGGGCTGCCCAGGGAGCAGGCGGCGGCCCTGCTGAACATCGCCGACCTCGACGCCCGCACCGGTCGCACCAAGGAGGCCCTGACCCGCTACCGGGCCGCGCTGGACGCGGGACGGGCGGCGGGCGACCCGTACGCGACCGGGCGCGCCATGGAATCCATCGGCTGCGCCCACCAGGAGCTGGACGACTGGAGCCGGGCCGTCGACTGGTTCGGCCGGGCGCTCACGCACCGGCTGGCCCGCGACGAGCACGCGGACGCCGCCCGACTGTACGGCCGCATCGGTACGGCCCTGACCTACGCGGGCCGCTACGGCGAGGCGCTGCGCAACTGGCGCTCCGCCGTCGCGGGACACCGCAGGTGCGGTGATGTCCCCGCGCAGGCACGGGCGTTGAGTGAGATGGCCAGGGTCCAGGAGTACGCGGGCCGGCCGGAGGAATCGCTGCGCACCTGTAGGGAGGCGGTCGAGTGGGCGCGTCGGGCCGACGATGTACGGCTTCAGGCCGCGCTCCAGCTCAGGCTGGCCGACACCCTCGACCGGCTGGGCGACCCGGCGGCGGCGCGGCTGCACAGGGGAGCCGCGGAACGGCTGCTCGGGACGGAACTGGAATCCATGAGACCGCATGAGCGAAGCGCCTTTGGCCTACGAAATCCGTAG
- a CDS encoding NUDIX domain-containing protein, with product MTIKDTAEEWQVTATSTPFKGAKTSVRTDEVVMPDGSVAGRDFQVHPGSVAVLALDSEDRVLVIRQYRHPVRHKLWEIPAGLLDVPGENPLHAAQRELFEETHVKAGDWRVLTDVYPSPGGSDEAVRIFLARDLSEAEEERFATADEEADMEQGQVPLRELVRGALVGELHNSCLVIGALALTAVLAGEGVESLRPADAPWPARPFEG from the coding sequence ATGACGATCAAGGACACCGCCGAGGAGTGGCAGGTCACCGCCACGTCCACGCCGTTCAAGGGTGCCAAGACCAGCGTCCGAACGGACGAAGTGGTCATGCCGGACGGCTCCGTCGCCGGGCGTGACTTCCAGGTGCACCCGGGTTCTGTGGCCGTCCTGGCACTGGACAGCGAGGACCGTGTCCTGGTCATCCGTCAGTACCGCCACCCCGTACGGCACAAGTTGTGGGAGATCCCCGCGGGCCTCCTCGACGTGCCGGGCGAGAACCCGCTGCACGCGGCGCAGCGCGAGCTGTTCGAGGAGACGCACGTCAAGGCCGGTGACTGGCGGGTGCTGACCGATGTCTACCCCTCGCCGGGCGGCAGCGACGAGGCCGTACGGATCTTCCTCGCCAGGGACCTGTCCGAGGCGGAGGAGGAACGCTTCGCCACCGCCGACGAGGAAGCCGACATGGAGCAGGGGCAGGTCCCCCTGCGAGAGCTGGTGCGCGGGGCGCTCGTGGGCGAGTTGCACAACAGCTGTCTCGTGATCGGCGCGCTCGCCCTCACCGCGGTACTGGCGGGCGAGGGCGTCGAATCCTTGCGTCCCGCCGACGCGCCCTGGCCCGCACGCCCCTTCGAGGGCTGA